In the Micromonospora narathiwatensis genome, one interval contains:
- a CDS encoding DUF2079 domain-containing protein, whose product MPTSPSLATGPSPAPVPRNRRADLVVVLAAAALAIWVTSGMWWDPNTRAITVNSSDQALFEWLLAFGGNAVTHGENPFFTHLLNVPDGVNLAVNTSITVYAVVFAPLTYLVGPPATFLVILTLNLVATAVAWYWLLSRHLVGSRLAAGVGALFIGFCPAMVSHANAHLNWTAGWLVPLLIWGVFRLRRPGRAVRGGIVLGLLVALAFSIAAEGLFFTALGVALFLVVWALHPSRRAEVRAALPSLAGGLGVTALVAGVLLAYPLWLHFAGPQRFHGTGFDPLIHSEDIAAYGSYPRRSLAGWAGLGTSLAPNPTEENSFFGIPLLLLAVACFGLLWWRAERAFRATLTALGVTALAFAVLSWGPRARWNGRRTHQILPFGVLDNLPVINAALPSRLALVVAPVIGLLLAYTVDRLRARPPRHRATTAAWALGFAVALVPLLPTPLLTSVREPIPQFITSGHWQQYVSPRGVLTPLPLTVDVTPDGQRWQAYALAHGQGEFRIPAGFFLGPGGPGGRGRIGPVPRTFDSLMDQAGRTGLVPIITEGSIKESLADLHHWRVETVILADRVHGAKYDIHEEAVHRTATALLGQPQRVDDVWLWKVPPP is encoded by the coding sequence GTGCCGACCTCCCCGTCCCTGGCCACCGGCCCGTCGCCCGCGCCCGTTCCCCGGAACCGGCGCGCCGACCTGGTCGTGGTGCTCGCCGCGGCGGCCCTGGCGATCTGGGTCACCAGCGGGATGTGGTGGGACCCGAACACCCGGGCGATCACCGTCAACTCCAGCGACCAGGCGCTCTTCGAATGGCTGCTGGCCTTCGGCGGGAACGCGGTCACCCACGGGGAGAACCCGTTCTTCACCCACCTGCTCAACGTCCCCGACGGGGTGAACCTCGCGGTCAACACCTCGATCACCGTGTACGCGGTGGTCTTCGCGCCGCTGACGTACCTGGTCGGGCCGCCCGCGACATTCCTGGTGATCCTCACCCTCAACCTGGTCGCCACCGCGGTGGCCTGGTACTGGCTGCTGAGCCGGCACCTGGTGGGCAGCCGGCTGGCCGCCGGGGTGGGGGCGCTGTTCATCGGCTTCTGCCCGGCGATGGTCTCGCACGCCAACGCCCACCTGAACTGGACCGCCGGCTGGCTGGTGCCGCTGCTGATCTGGGGCGTGTTCCGGCTGCGCCGCCCCGGCCGGGCGGTACGCGGCGGGATCGTGCTCGGCCTGCTGGTGGCGCTCGCCTTCTCGATCGCCGCCGAGGGGCTCTTCTTCACCGCCCTGGGGGTCGCCCTCTTCCTGGTGGTGTGGGCGCTGCACCCGAGCCGCCGGGCCGAGGTCCGCGCCGCGCTGCCCAGCCTCGCCGGCGGGCTGGGCGTGACCGCGCTGGTGGCCGGGGTGCTGCTGGCGTACCCGCTGTGGCTGCACTTCGCCGGGCCGCAGCGCTTCCACGGCACCGGCTTCGACCCGCTCATCCACTCCGAGGACATCGCCGCGTACGGGTCGTACCCGCGCCGTTCCCTCGCCGGCTGGGCCGGGCTGGGCACCTCGCTGGCCCCCAACCCGACCGAGGAGAACTCGTTCTTCGGCATCCCGCTGCTGCTGCTCGCCGTGGCCTGCTTCGGGCTGCTCTGGTGGCGCGCCGAGCGGGCGTTCCGGGCCACCCTCACCGCGCTCGGCGTGACCGCGCTGGCCTTCGCGGTGCTCTCCTGGGGGCCACGGGCCAGGTGGAACGGCCGGCGGACCCACCAGATCCTCCCGTTCGGGGTGCTGGACAACCTGCCGGTGATCAACGCGGCGCTGCCCTCCCGGCTGGCCCTGGTGGTCGCCCCGGTGATCGGGCTGCTGCTGGCGTACACCGTCGACCGGCTCCGCGCCCGGCCGCCCCGGCACCGGGCCACCACGGCGGCCTGGGCGCTCGGCTTCGCCGTCGCGCTGGTGCCGCTGCTGCCGACCCCGCTGCTGACCAGCGTCCGGGAACCGATCCCACAGTTCATCACCAGCGGCCACTGGCAGCAGTACGTCTCTCCCCGCGGGGTGCTCACCCCGCTGCCGCTGACCGTCGACGTCACCCCGGACGGCCAGCGCTGGCAGGCGTACGCCCTGGCCCACGGGCAGGGCGAGTTCCGTATCCCGGCCGGGTTCTTCCTCGGCCCCGGCGGACCCGGCGGCCGGGGTCGGATCGGGCCGGTGCCGCGGACCTTCGACTCGCTGATGGACCAGGCCGGGCGGACCGGGCTGGTGCCGATCATCACCGAGGGCAGCATCAAGGAGTCCCTGGCGGACCTGCACCACTGGCGGGTCGAGACCGTGATCCTGGCCGACCGGGTGCACGGCGCCAAGTACGACATCCACGAGGAGGCCGTGCACCGCACCGCCACCGCCCTGCTCGGTCAGCCGCAGCGGGTGGACGACGTCTGGCTCTGGAAGGTCCCGCCCCCCTGA